In Rubrivirga marina, the following are encoded in one genomic region:
- the glmM gene encoding phosphoglucosamine mutase, which produces MPLIASVSGIRGVFGDGLDPAALVRYASAFGAWLRRQTEARPLVVVGRDGRVTGDVCARLVTATLQAAGCDVVDAGLATTPSVAMGVLKHEADGAVILSASHNPAEWNALKLLDRNGEFLGPDEGAEVLALADEDVSAHTVGYEDLGDYETDDLLPYHVQKILELPYVDPDAIRQRGFKVVVDGINSVGAFAIPAMLEALGVDDVEVLNGDVTGRFAHNPEPLPAHLDGITSRVAETGADLGVVVDPDADRLAFVEDGGRFFGEELTQVVAADFLLGKKAGPVGTNLSSSRAIEDIASKHGQEVVRSAVGEIHVVRAMQEAGAVIGGEGNGGVILPDLHYGRDALVGVALVLQHLAETGQSLSDLRAGYPTYAIAKHKLPLTDDLDADALLDALAGRYEGRVSTVDGVKVDLDEGWAHVRKSNTEPILRVYTEAGTPEAADALAERFKAELLDG; this is translated from the coding sequence ATGCCCCTCATCGCTTCCGTCTCTGGCATCCGCGGCGTCTTCGGCGACGGCCTCGACCCGGCCGCGCTCGTCCGCTACGCCTCCGCTTTCGGCGCCTGGCTCCGCCGGCAGACCGAGGCGCGCCCCCTCGTCGTGGTGGGGCGCGACGGGCGGGTGACGGGCGACGTCTGCGCCCGCCTCGTGACGGCCACGCTCCAGGCCGCCGGCTGCGACGTCGTCGACGCCGGGCTGGCGACGACGCCGAGCGTGGCGATGGGCGTGCTCAAGCACGAGGCCGACGGCGCCGTCATCCTCTCCGCCTCGCACAACCCGGCCGAGTGGAACGCGCTCAAGCTCCTCGACCGGAACGGCGAGTTCCTCGGTCCCGACGAGGGCGCCGAGGTGCTGGCGCTCGCCGACGAGGACGTCTCCGCCCACACGGTCGGCTACGAAGACCTCGGCGACTACGAAACCGACGATCTCCTCCCGTACCACGTCCAGAAGATCCTCGAGCTGCCGTACGTCGACCCCGATGCGATCCGCCAGCGCGGCTTCAAGGTGGTGGTCGACGGGATCAACTCGGTCGGCGCGTTCGCCATCCCGGCGATGCTGGAGGCGCTCGGCGTGGACGACGTCGAGGTCCTCAACGGCGACGTGACGGGCCGCTTCGCCCACAACCCGGAGCCGCTTCCGGCCCACCTCGACGGCATCACGAGCCGTGTGGCCGAGACCGGCGCCGACCTCGGCGTGGTCGTGGACCCGGACGCCGACCGGCTGGCGTTCGTCGAGGACGGCGGCCGGTTCTTCGGGGAGGAGCTCACGCAGGTCGTCGCCGCCGACTTCCTGCTCGGCAAGAAGGCCGGGCCCGTCGGAACGAACCTGTCGTCGTCGCGAGCCATCGAGGACATCGCGAGCAAGCACGGGCAAGAGGTGGTGCGGTCGGCCGTGGGTGAGATCCACGTCGTCCGGGCGATGCAGGAGGCGGGGGCAGTCATCGGCGGGGAGGGAAACGGGGGGGTGATCCTGCCGGACCTCCACTACGGCCGCGACGCGCTCGTGGGCGTGGCGCTCGTGCTCCAGCACCTCGCTGAGACGGGCCAGTCGCTCAGCGACCTCCGCGCCGGGTACCCCACCTACGCCATCGCCAAGCACAAGCTGCCGCTCACCGACGACCTCGACGCCGACGCGCTCCTCGACGCGCTCGCGGGGAGGTACGAGGGCCGCGTGTCCACCGTCGACGGGGTCAAGGTGGACCTCGACGAGGGCTGGGCGCACGTCCGCAAGTCCAACACCGAGCCGATCCTCCGCGTCTACACCGAGGCGGGCACCCCCGAGGCCGCCGACGCCCTCGCGGAGCGCTTCAAGGCCGAGCTCCTCGACGGATGA
- the cyoE gene encoding heme o synthase, whose protein sequence is MRPRPSSAVAVAVEAPTAFTLLSDYKELLKPGITAFVVVMAAAGYLLGATGPIDWVVLLGLMAGTALTGGGAAALNHVAERQFDARMARTATRPLPSGRMGSVHATVYAALCVVVGAIVLAATTNVLTTGLALATVALYVGVYTPLKRRTVHNTLVGAIPGAIPALGGAAAATGALDATGWALFAILYLWQLPHFYALAWLLREDYRRGGFRMLPSAADGERTLATLVLGATLALLVAGVLPAAVGQAGMLFLVGMMGVGTAFAIPAFSFFSEPTDDRARRLLLASIAYVPAFFVLVVADFLLR, encoded by the coding sequence ATGAGGCCCCGTCCCTCGTCCGCCGTGGCCGTCGCCGTCGAGGCTCCGACCGCGTTCACCCTGCTCTCGGACTACAAGGAGCTCCTGAAGCCCGGGATCACGGCGTTCGTGGTCGTCATGGCCGCCGCCGGCTACCTCCTCGGCGCGACCGGTCCGATCGACTGGGTCGTCCTCCTCGGGCTGATGGCGGGCACGGCGCTGACCGGTGGCGGGGCGGCCGCGCTCAACCACGTCGCCGAGCGCCAGTTCGACGCCCGGATGGCCCGGACGGCCACGCGGCCGCTCCCGTCCGGACGCATGGGCTCGGTCCACGCGACAGTCTACGCGGCCCTCTGCGTCGTCGTCGGGGCCATCGTTCTGGCGGCCACCACCAATGTGCTGACGACGGGCCTCGCGCTCGCGACGGTCGCCCTCTACGTCGGCGTGTACACCCCGCTGAAGCGGCGGACGGTCCACAACACCCTGGTCGGCGCAATCCCCGGCGCGATCCCGGCGCTGGGCGGCGCCGCCGCGGCGACGGGCGCGCTCGACGCGACCGGCTGGGCCCTCTTCGCGATCCTCTACCTCTGGCAGCTCCCGCATTTCTACGCGCTCGCCTGGCTGCTTCGGGAGGACTACCGGCGCGGGGGCTTTCGCATGCTGCCGAGCGCGGCCGACGGCGAGCGCACGCTGGCCACGCTCGTGCTCGGCGCCACCCTCGCGCTCCTCGTGGCCGGTGTGCTCCCCGCGGCCGTCGGGCAGGCCGGGATGCTGTTCCTCGTCGGGATGATGGGCGTCGGGACGGCCTTCGCGATCCCGGCCTTCTCGTTCTTCTCGGAGCCCACCGACGACCGCGCGCGGCGGCTGCTCCTCGCCTCGATCGCCTACGTGCCGGCCTTCTTCGTGCTGGTCGTCGCCGACTTCCTCCTCCGCTAG
- a CDS encoding ABC transporter ATP-binding protein, with amino-acid sequence MAAPVAALDARDLAHRFGDVQALDGVDLVVRPTERVALLGPNGSGKTTLLRIASTRLAPEAGRVAVAGHDVVAAPDAVRQRVGVVFQSPALDDAITAREALRFQAALVRIPRSEIAARVGAALDDAGLADRADSRVGTLSGGLARRLDLARGLMHRPALALLDEPTTGLDPLARDAFWSVLDRRRADGAQLIATHLMDEAARCDRVVILDGGRVVADGTPDALTAALGPDALWLDADDAESLAAALRTDALHARVVGDRVLVRSDRARDLVASLYERPDVRGVSIQPPTLADVFATRVGRAPEPT; translated from the coding sequence GTGGCCGCGCCCGTCGCCGCCCTCGACGCGCGCGACCTGGCCCACCGCTTCGGCGACGTCCAGGCACTCGACGGCGTCGACCTGGTGGTCAGACCGACGGAACGAGTCGCCCTCCTGGGCCCCAACGGGAGCGGCAAGACGACGCTCCTCCGCATCGCCTCCACCCGCCTCGCGCCCGAGGCGGGCCGGGTCGCGGTCGCCGGGCACGACGTGGTCGCCGCGCCCGACGCCGTCCGCCAGCGCGTCGGCGTCGTGTTCCAGAGCCCCGCCCTCGACGACGCCATCACCGCGCGCGAGGCGCTCCGCTTCCAGGCCGCGCTCGTGCGGATCCCTCGCTCGGAGATCGCCGCCCGCGTCGGCGCCGCCCTCGACGACGCCGGACTGGCGGATCGGGCCGACAGCCGCGTCGGGACGCTCTCGGGCGGCCTCGCCCGACGCCTCGACCTCGCCCGCGGGCTAATGCACCGCCCCGCCCTCGCACTCCTCGACGAGCCGACGACCGGGCTCGACCCGCTCGCTCGTGACGCGTTCTGGTCCGTCCTCGATCGCCGCCGGGCCGACGGCGCTCAGCTGATCGCAACGCACCTCATGGACGAGGCCGCGCGGTGCGACCGCGTCGTGATCCTCGACGGCGGCCGCGTCGTCGCCGACGGGACGCCCGACGCGCTCACCGCTGCCCTCGGCCCCGACGCGCTCTGGCTCGACGCTGACGACGCCGAATCCCTCGCCGCCGCGCTTCGGACCGACGCGCTTCACGCCCGCGTGGTCGGGGACCGCGTGCTCGTCCGGAGCGATCGGGCCCGGGATCTCGTGGCCTCGCTGTACGAGCGCCCCGACGTCCGCGGCGTCTCGATCCAGCCCCCGACGCTGGCCGATGTGTTCGCGACGCGCGTCGGGCGCGCACCCGAGCCGACATGA
- a CDS encoding ABC transporter permease, translating to MTAAVLALWSREIRVFVRDRARVVGVLAQPVLFWVVFGFGFADSVSVPGSDAGYLQYLLPGMVALTVLFTAIYSTLSVVEDRQSGVLQAVLVAPQPRSALVLGIVLGGVTLAVGQAALIGAFAPLVGFRPGLGGAAVALVAGVLLAVTFCAFGFVMAWRLKSGRAYHAVMNVVLIPVWLLSGAFFPEAGASEAVAFAMRLNPATYGVGLLRYGLGGLPASIPGTSLSFGTCLIVSVAVAALAFAWAAGTARRTP from the coding sequence ATGACCGCGGCCGTCCTCGCCCTGTGGTCCCGCGAGATCCGCGTGTTCGTGCGCGACCGCGCCCGCGTCGTCGGCGTGCTCGCCCAGCCCGTCCTGTTCTGGGTCGTCTTCGGGTTCGGCTTCGCCGACAGCGTCTCCGTCCCCGGTTCCGACGCCGGCTACCTCCAGTACCTCCTGCCCGGGATGGTCGCGCTGACCGTCCTGTTCACCGCCATCTACTCGACGCTCTCCGTCGTCGAAGACCGCCAGTCGGGGGTGCTCCAGGCCGTGCTCGTGGCGCCGCAGCCGCGGTCCGCGCTCGTCTTGGGCATCGTGCTCGGCGGCGTGACGCTCGCCGTCGGGCAGGCTGCACTCATCGGCGCGTTCGCCCCGCTCGTCGGCTTCCGCCCCGGCCTCGGCGGCGCCGCGGTGGCCCTCGTCGCAGGCGTGCTGCTGGCCGTCACGTTCTGCGCGTTCGGGTTCGTGATGGCGTGGCGGCTCAAGAGCGGGCGGGCGTACCACGCCGTGATGAACGTCGTCCTGATCCCGGTGTGGCTGCTGTCCGGCGCGTTCTTCCCCGAGGCCGGCGCGTCCGAGGCCGTCGCGTTCGCCATGCGCCTGAATCCTGCGACCTACGGCGTCGGCCTTCTTCGATACGGGCTGGGTGGGCTGCCGGCGTCCATCCCCGGGACGTCGCTGTCGTTCGGGACCTGCCTGATCGTGAGTGTCGCCGTGGCCGCGCTCGCGTTCGCCTGGGCCGCCGGGACCGCGCGGCGGACGCCGTAG
- a CDS encoding AI-2E family transporter — protein sequence MASPSRHRLLAVLATVAVIWFVRAAAVVLMPLAFALFLVVLFDPLREWLCERMPDRVAVGVAFLVAAGVLGVFGWALSETLSYAITGLEAYGPQFESLRQRAEALPGRLPDESDLQGPLRRALSSVWSVAGAIVLVYALFALALAEVPHWGRKLRDRFDDPVSTAAVDTTKRVARQVQRFVVVQTATSVATGVLTGLFCWAMGLDLALLWGLLAGILNFIPTIGSIVSVVPPVVFAILQFGVGWQAPVVLVGIGLIQIVLGAYVDPKLQGRYLELSAFVVLVSITFWGWAWGIAGAFIAVPLTAAIVVALGEFEETEWVARLLTRDAPPAER from the coding sequence ATGGCCTCCCCCTCCCGCCACCGCCTGCTGGCCGTTCTCGCGACGGTCGCCGTGATCTGGTTCGTCCGCGCCGCGGCGGTCGTGCTGATGCCCCTCGCGTTCGCGCTCTTCCTCGTCGTTCTGTTCGACCCGCTCCGGGAGTGGTTGTGCGAGCGGATGCCCGACCGGGTGGCCGTCGGCGTCGCCTTCCTCGTCGCGGCCGGGGTGCTCGGGGTCTTTGGGTGGGCGCTGTCGGAAACGTTGTCGTATGCAATAACGGGCCTTGAGGCTTACGGCCCCCAGTTCGAGTCCCTCCGCCAGCGCGCCGAGGCCCTCCCGGGACGGCTCCCCGACGAGTCCGACCTCCAGGGGCCGCTCCGCCGCGCCCTCTCGAGCGTGTGGTCGGTCGCCGGGGCCATCGTCCTCGTCTACGCCCTGTTCGCCCTCGCGCTCGCCGAGGTCCCCCACTGGGGGCGGAAGCTTCGCGACCGGTTCGACGACCCGGTCTCCACGGCGGCTGTTGACACGACCAAGCGGGTGGCCCGGCAGGTCCAGCGGTTCGTCGTCGTCCAGACGGCCACGAGCGTGGCGACCGGCGTCCTGACCGGCCTGTTCTGCTGGGCCATGGGCCTCGACCTCGCGCTCCTGTGGGGCCTCCTCGCTGGCATCCTCAACTTTATCCCGACGATCGGGAGCATCGTGTCGGTCGTCCCCCCCGTCGTCTTCGCGATCCTCCAGTTCGGCGTGGGCTGGCAGGCGCCCGTGGTCCTCGTCGGGATCGGGCTGATCCAGATCGTCCTCGGCGCCTACGTCGACCCGAAGCTACAGGGACGCTACCTCGAGCTCTCGGCGTTCGTCGTGCTCGTGTCGATCACGTTCTGGGGCTGGGCCTGGGGGATTGCTGGCGCGTTCATCGCGGTCCCTCTGACGGCCGCCATCGTCGTGGCGCTCGGCGAGTTCGAGGAGACCGAGTGGGTCGCCCGGCTCCTCACGCGCGACGCGCCGCCGGCCGAGCGGTGA
- a CDS encoding YqaA family protein, whose product MSPEFVEWVQAYGAWGLCAAAFVGATLVPVSSEAAFVAAVAAGLAPATALGWASLGNTAGCLANYALGRWAREGVGDRLAGSRSGRAALRWTDRYGTPALLLSWLPVIGDPLTLAAGVGRVPLAWFLPLVAGLRVARYAALLWLV is encoded by the coding sequence GTGAGCCCGGAGTTCGTCGAGTGGGTGCAGGCCTACGGCGCGTGGGGTCTGTGTGCGGCGGCGTTCGTCGGGGCGACGCTCGTCCCCGTCTCGTCCGAGGCCGCCTTCGTCGCCGCCGTCGCGGCCGGGCTGGCCCCCGCGACCGCCCTCGGGTGGGCCAGCCTCGGCAACACGGCGGGCTGCCTCGCCAACTACGCGCTCGGCCGCTGGGCCCGCGAGGGCGTCGGCGACCGGCTGGCGGGGTCGAGAAGCGGCCGGGCGGCGCTCCGGTGGACCGACCGCTACGGCACCCCGGCCCTCCTCCTGTCGTGGCTGCCCGTCATCGGCGACCCGCTGACGCTGGCGGCCGGCGTCGGGCGCGTGCCGCTGGCGTGGTTCCTCCCGCTCGTCGCGGGCCTCCGCGTGGCGCGGTACGCCGCGCTCCTGTGGCTCGTCTAG
- the rlmN gene encoding 23S rRNA (adenine(2503)-C(2))-methyltransferase RlmN, whose translation METTRPDLRSLDEPALEALAVAMGEPRFRGRQLFKWVHEKGATSFEAMTDLPAAFRERLAEAAHLGTLAEVRRQQATDRTIKSLFRLPSGRHVEAVLIPDFDDEHQAKRLTVCVSSQVGCAMACSFCATGLMGFQENLTAGQIAEQVHAMDRIAKDTFGKGVTNVVYMGMGEPMQNYRAVADSLDLLCDGLGLSPKRITVSTVGLARRIRQFADDQAEGTVRPAGLAISLHAPTDAQRSAIMPVNRSEKTDLKALGQAVRHYYAVTGRPVTYEYCLFAGVNDTPADADNLARIASWAPCKVNLIMYNPVEGTDFRSSDEATLDAFIAELVKRRVRVTVRRSRGQDIDAACGQLAVAEGEA comes from the coding sequence ATGGAGACCACGCGCCCCGACCTCCGCTCGCTCGACGAGCCCGCCCTCGAAGCCCTCGCCGTCGCGATGGGCGAGCCGCGCTTCCGCGGGCGCCAGCTGTTCAAGTGGGTCCACGAGAAGGGCGCGACCTCGTTCGAGGCGATGACCGACCTCCCGGCCGCCTTCCGCGAGCGGCTCGCCGAGGCGGCCCACCTCGGGACGCTCGCCGAGGTCCGCCGCCAGCAGGCCACCGACCGGACCATCAAGAGCCTGTTCCGGCTGCCCTCTGGGCGCCACGTCGAGGCTGTCCTCATCCCCGACTTCGACGACGAGCACCAGGCGAAGCGGCTGACGGTCTGCGTGTCGTCGCAGGTCGGCTGCGCGATGGCGTGCTCGTTCTGCGCGACGGGCCTGATGGGGTTTCAGGAGAACCTCACGGCCGGCCAGATCGCCGAGCAGGTCCACGCCATGGACCGGATCGCGAAGGACACGTTCGGGAAGGGCGTGACGAACGTGGTCTACATGGGGATGGGCGAGCCGATGCAGAACTACCGCGCCGTCGCCGACAGCCTCGACCTCCTGTGCGACGGCCTCGGCCTCTCGCCCAAGCGGATCACCGTCTCGACCGTCGGCCTCGCCCGCCGCATCCGCCAGTTCGCCGACGACCAGGCCGAGGGGACGGTCCGACCGGCCGGCCTCGCCATCTCGCTCCACGCGCCGACCGACGCCCAGCGGAGCGCGATCATGCCGGTCAACCGGTCGGAGAAGACGGACCTCAAGGCGCTCGGGCAGGCCGTCCGCCACTACTACGCCGTGACGGGCCGGCCCGTGACCTACGAGTACTGCCTGTTCGCGGGCGTCAACGACACACCGGCGGACGCCGACAACCTCGCGCGGATCGCGAGTTGGGCGCCGTGCAAGGTCAACCTGATCATGTACAACCCCGTCGAGGGCACCGACTTCCGGTCGTCGGACGAGGCGACGCTCGACGCGTTCATCGCCGAGCTCGTAAAGCGGCGCGTCCGCGTGACGGTCCGCCGGAGCCGGGGACAGGACATCGACGCGGCGTGTGGCCAGCTGGCGGTCGCCGAGGGCGAGGCCTAG
- a CDS encoding wax ester/triacylglycerol synthase family O-acyltransferase translates to MAPRPFPVSPPDSAWLRMEQPTNPMTITGVVGFGAELSLDKLRRFVEERLSRFDRFRMRIEGVGAARPRWVPDERFSLDHHVYETEVPAPGGKEGLQALVSDLMSQPLSFAHSPWTFHLVHGVDHGDGTSGSALVVRVHHVIGDGLALMHVLVHAVDEYFDADVPTGRARRPRRPVSERALSTLKNAGAEALDLITKPRHLGGRLKAAGGGAASLAHLLAMPADSDTVLKRGTSPVKQAAWTGPIPLETIRAVGRSLDAKVNDVLMSSAAGALRRYLEARGEPVDGVTVRTATPFNVRPLEKAHELGNSFGLVFVALPVGEPTAEGRLRLTKERMDTVKDTYEPAVVYGILQSIGRAPMWAHRFVVRLFQQKASGVLTNVPGPTETLHIEGAPITTLMFWVPQAGDLGLGISILSLDGVVRVGIAADAAIVDDPAELAHAFEDEFAALAEAFGAAG, encoded by the coding sequence ATGGCCCCCCGCCCCTTCCCCGTCTCGCCGCCGGACTCGGCGTGGCTCCGCATGGAGCAGCCGACGAACCCGATGACCATCACCGGCGTCGTCGGCTTCGGGGCCGAGCTTTCGCTCGACAAGCTCCGCCGGTTCGTGGAGGAGCGGCTGTCGCGGTTCGACCGGTTCCGAATGCGGATCGAGGGCGTCGGGGCGGCCCGGCCGCGGTGGGTACCCGACGAGCGGTTCAGTCTCGACCACCACGTCTACGAGACGGAGGTGCCCGCACCGGGCGGCAAGGAGGGGCTTCAGGCTCTCGTGAGCGACCTGATGAGCCAGCCGCTCTCGTTCGCCCACTCGCCCTGGACGTTCCACCTCGTCCACGGCGTCGACCACGGCGACGGGACGTCGGGCAGCGCCCTCGTCGTCCGCGTCCACCACGTCATCGGGGACGGGCTCGCGCTGATGCACGTGCTCGTCCACGCCGTCGACGAGTACTTCGACGCGGACGTGCCGACGGGGCGCGCGCGCCGACCCAGGCGGCCGGTGTCGGAGCGCGCGCTCTCGACCCTGAAGAACGCCGGCGCGGAGGCGCTCGACCTGATCACGAAGCCGCGGCACCTCGGCGGACGGCTCAAGGCCGCGGGTGGCGGGGCCGCCAGCCTCGCCCACCTCCTGGCCATGCCCGCGGACAGCGACACGGTCCTCAAGCGAGGGACGTCGCCCGTGAAGCAGGCGGCGTGGACCGGCCCGATCCCGCTCGAGACCATCCGGGCGGTCGGCCGGTCTCTCGACGCGAAGGTCAACGACGTGCTCATGTCGTCGGCCGCGGGCGCGCTCCGGCGGTACCTCGAAGCGCGGGGGGAGCCCGTCGACGGCGTGACGGTCCGGACGGCGACGCCGTTCAACGTCCGGCCGCTCGAGAAGGCCCACGAGCTCGGCAACTCGTTCGGCCTCGTGTTCGTCGCGCTCCCGGTCGGCGAACCGACGGCCGAGGGCCGGCTGCGCCTGACGAAGGAGCGGATGGACACCGTGAAGGACACGTACGAGCCGGCGGTCGTCTACGGCATCCTCCAGTCCATCGGCCGGGCGCCGATGTGGGCCCACCGGTTCGTGGTCCGGCTCTTCCAGCAGAAGGCGAGCGGCGTCCTGACGAACGTGCCCGGCCCCACGGAGACGCTCCACATCGAGGGCGCGCCCATCACCACGCTGATGTTCTGGGTGCCCCAGGCCGGCGACCTCGGTCTCGGCATCAGCATCCTCAGCCTCGACGGAGTCGTCCGCGTCGGCATCGCGGCAGACGCGGCGATCGTGGACGACCCCGCGGAGCTGGCGCACGCGTTCGAGGACGAGTTCGCGGCGCTGGCGGAGGCGTTTGGCGCGGCAGGGTGA
- a CDS encoding phasin family protein, whose amino-acid sequence MAKSKKTKGSKKKATPAIPKTLRTGDLPQPVEDVWAAGVGALAQARKTGGESFDALVSLGSTVVEKGTGAARSAVGQVEHAASSLTSTAKGVASGAVGTVADTVEGLVEAALGRLGVPGRDEVLALRSQVDALQARVASLLAEAAEPVAEAAGAGGLVPEAPTVYQVTKHDRGWAVQRVGAERASAVHPTKKEALVDARQTARAHAPSRLIVYKADGEVSDETAYDQA is encoded by the coding sequence ATGGCCAAGTCGAAGAAGACCAAGGGCTCGAAGAAGAAGGCCACGCCCGCCATCCCGAAGACGCTCCGCACGGGCGACCTGCCGCAGCCGGTCGAGGACGTGTGGGCCGCCGGCGTCGGCGCGCTGGCGCAGGCTCGGAAGACGGGCGGCGAGTCGTTCGACGCCCTCGTCTCGCTCGGGTCGACGGTCGTCGAGAAGGGGACGGGCGCTGCGAGGTCGGCCGTCGGGCAGGTGGAGCACGCGGCCTCCTCGCTGACGTCGACGGCCAAGGGGGTCGCCAGCGGCGCCGTCGGCACCGTCGCGGACACGGTCGAGGGGTTGGTCGAGGCCGCTCTCGGGAGGCTCGGCGTGCCGGGCCGTGACGAGGTCCTCGCCCTCCGCTCGCAGGTCGACGCGCTCCAGGCCCGTGTGGCGTCGCTGCTGGCGGAGGCCGCCGAGCCGGTCGCCGAGGCGGCTGGGGCGGGCGGCCTCGTCCCCGAGGCCCCGACGGTGTACCAGGTCACGAAGCACGACCGGGGCTGGGCCGTCCAGCGCGTCGGCGCCGAGCGCGCCTCGGCAGTCCACCCGACCAAGAAGGAGGCGCTGGTCGACGCCCGTCAGACGGCCCGCGCTCACGCGCCGAGCCGCCTCATCGTCTACAAGGCCGACGGCGAGGTGTCGGACGAGACGGCGTACGACCAAGCGTAG
- a CDS encoding ATP-binding protein, with product MSKRARVGVLTHGSLAGGVEMKLSPARSVESVTAGTFVVIEGEAYDFFSLITDLKIDAANEGILLRPPGEDEDLLRRVLQGSGTYATVSLRPQLMVQKGLDDNAPLPVKTIPAHFSAVGEATDDDVARVFGSEASDGGDRFLHVGSPLGMDSPVCLDLARFVERSNAVFGKTGTGKSFLTRLLLAGTIATGRAASLVFDMHGEYGYAVRQESGEGEGAFVKGLKDLFPTRVQLFTLDPQALRRRSQSADVELHLYADQVEPEDVLPLRETLNLNATATESTYGLKKQYGKNWLARLLQAEPSEVERMAEETGAHPGALSALKRKLDRLDGLPFFHTESSGGKRDAIDELFESLDRGRSVVLQFGRYKSLLVYLLVANVITRRLRDRYERKMEDYEATKSEADKPQQLLITIEEAHNFLGPETARETPFGKIAREMRKFFVSLLIVDQRPSGIDEEVLSQIGTKLVAQLNDEKDIAAALVGTPGASGLRQILASLDSKQQALLLGHAVPMPITIRTRDYGPEFFDDVRARLGGPVAETAGALQSEMGTLF from the coding sequence ATGTCCAAGCGTGCCCGCGTCGGCGTCCTCACCCACGGCTCCCTGGCCGGCGGCGTCGAGATGAAGCTCTCGCCGGCCCGGTCGGTCGAGAGCGTGACGGCCGGGACGTTCGTCGTGATTGAAGGCGAGGCGTACGACTTCTTCTCGCTCATCACCGACCTGAAGATCGACGCGGCCAACGAGGGCATCCTGCTCCGTCCGCCCGGCGAGGACGAGGACCTGCTCCGGCGCGTGCTCCAGGGCTCTGGGACGTACGCGACCGTCTCGCTCCGGCCTCAGCTGATGGTCCAAAAGGGGCTCGACGACAACGCCCCGCTCCCCGTCAAGACGATCCCGGCCCACTTCTCCGCCGTCGGTGAGGCGACCGACGACGACGTGGCCCGCGTGTTCGGGTCCGAGGCCTCCGACGGCGGCGACCGGTTCCTCCACGTCGGCTCGCCGCTGGGGATGGACTCGCCCGTGTGCCTCGACCTCGCGCGGTTCGTGGAACGCTCGAACGCAGTCTTCGGAAAGACCGGGACGGGCAAGAGCTTCCTGACGCGCCTCCTCTTGGCGGGGACGATCGCGACGGGCCGCGCGGCGTCGCTCGTGTTCGACATGCACGGCGAGTACGGGTACGCCGTCCGCCAGGAGTCGGGCGAAGGCGAAGGCGCCTTTGTGAAGGGACTCAAGGACCTCTTCCCCACGCGCGTCCAGCTGTTCACACTCGACCCGCAAGCCCTCCGCCGTCGCAGCCAGTCGGCTGACGTCGAGCTCCACCTCTACGCCGACCAGGTCGAGCCCGAGGACGTGCTCCCGCTCCGTGAGACTCTCAACCTCAACGCGACGGCGACCGAGAGCACGTACGGCCTCAAGAAGCAGTACGGCAAGAACTGGCTCGCCCGCCTCCTCCAGGCCGAGCCCTCTGAGGTCGAGCGGATGGCCGAGGAGACCGGCGCCCACCCCGGCGCGCTCTCCGCCCTCAAGCGGAAGCTCGACCGGCTCGACGGCCTCCCGTTCTTCCACACCGAGTCGTCCGGGGGCAAGCGCGACGCGATCGACGAGCTGTTCGAGTCCCTCGACCGCGGCCGGTCGGTCGTGCTCCAGTTCGGGCGCTACAAGTCGTTGCTCGTCTACCTCCTCGTGGCCAACGTCATCACGCGGCGGCTCCGCGACCGCTACGAGCGGAAGATGGAGGACTACGAGGCGACGAAGTCCGAGGCCGACAAGCCGCAGCAGCTTCTCATCACGATCGAAGAGGCCCACAACTTCCTCGGCCCCGAGACCGCCCGCGAGACGCCGTTCGGGAAGATCGCCCGCGAGATGCGGAAGTTCTTCGTGTCGCTCCTGATCGTCGACCAGCGGCCGAGCGGGATCGACGAGGAGGTGCTCTCCCAGATCGGGACGAAGCTCGTCGCCCAGCTCAACGACGAGAAGGACATCGCGGCCGCGCTCGTGGGGACGCCCGGCGCGAGCGGGCTCCGGCAGATCCTCGCCTCGCTCGACTCGAAGCAGCAGGCGCTCCTGCTCGGCCACGCCGTCCCGATGCCGATCACGATCCGCACCCGCGACTACGGCCCCGAGTTTTTCGACGACGTCCGCGCCCGCCTCGGGGGCCCGGTGGCCGAGACTGCCGGCGCGCTCCAGTCCGAGATGGGGACGCTCTTTTAG
- a CDS encoding META domain-containing protein produces the protein MRRLPVLLALAVLVGCDTFGPDDALPRPGAVSTEVAALRAVDRWVAVAAVSDGATVRFPDSLFTATFSNDGNVSGRTSANRYGGDYEAGDDGSLAIGSLATTLIGEYEERARLSIILLSELQQADRFEVADSTLIVRSADGDGVRFRAGAP, from the coding sequence ATGCGCCGACTGCCCGTCCTCCTCGCCCTCGCAGTTCTCGTCGGATGCGACACGTTCGGACCCGACGACGCGCTCCCTCGGCCCGGAGCGGTCTCGACCGAGGTCGCAGCCCTCCGGGCGGTCGACCGGTGGGTCGCCGTCGCGGCCGTGTCGGACGGCGCGACGGTCCGCTTCCCGGACAGCCTGTTCACTGCGACGTTCTCCAACGATGGGAACGTCAGTGGAAGGACGTCTGCCAACCGCTACGGCGGCGACTACGAGGCCGGCGACGACGGATCACTCGCGATCGGCAGCCTCGCGACGACGCTCATCGGCGAGTACGAGGAGCGGGCCCGTCTGTCCATAATTCTGCTGTCCGAGCTCCAACAGGCCGACCGGTTCGAGGTGGCCGATTCGACGCTCATAGTTCGCTCGGCCGACGGCGACGGGGTCCGCTTCCGCGCCGGGGCGCCCTAA